The DNA sequence TCATTTGTAAATTGATCTATATTTATATATTTACTATTATTTAAATAGGTAGACTTTCCATTGCCTCTTTGATCAAAAAATATTAATTTATAATTTAACTTAGCAAGTTCTAAAAAATGTGGTAAAAAATAATTATGAGTTAATCCAGGTCCTCCATGTATAAAAAGGATTGGCTTACCTTCACCAATTACTTTATAAAATATTTTTCCATCTTCATTAACTATATATTTATCCATATTAAAATCCCCTTCAATCTGACATTATTAAATTCAATTAAATATCTAACCCCCATTTACTTTTATATTATACCTATCTCATAATTATTCCTTTATTTTTAATTCTTCATAATAAAAAAGCCCTATCAATAAATTATGATACGACTTTTTTTATATATAAAATTAATATATTAAAAATACTAATTAATCTCTTGTTTCTCTTTTTGCTTTATTAAACTTCCTATTATCCCACCTATTATAGTAGGTATTATCCAGTTAAAACCTAACTTATAAAAAGGTAAGTGCTCTATAAAAAATACATTAACTCCCATGTTATCTATAACAGTAAGTATACTTATGATTAAAGCTACATATGTTGCTCCTTTAAATGTGTTATCATTTTTAATTTTATTATTAAATAAAGTCATTAATACAAGTACAATCGTAGCAGGATATATTACTGTTAAAATTGGTGATGCAAATTTTATTATTGCACTAACTCCAAAGTTTGCAACCAATGCACTAAATATACAGACTCCTACTACTATAGTTTCATATTTTACTTTTCCATTAGACATCTTTGTAAAATATTGAGCTGTTGCTGAAACAAGCCCTATAGATGTTGTCAAACAAGCTAGCCCAACAATTAGTGCTAATACTATTTTACCAGGATAACCTAATAATTGTTCTGTTATACCTACTATTAAAGCTGTTTGATTTATATCTGATGGGTTTATACCTTTAAATTGATGTGCAACTGTAGATCCTAAATATGTTAATCCTCCATATACTATAAATAAAGCTACCCCTGCAATAATTCCTGCTTGAAGTGTTATCTTTACTTTTTGTGACTCTTTCGTATATCCCTTTTGTGTAATTGAGATTATTACTACAGCTGATAGGGCTATTGCTCCTAAGGGGTCCATTGTTTGGTATCCTTGTGCTATACCTTCTGCAAAAATTCCATCTATCATTTGTGGTTGATTTAAATCTCCAAGTGGAGATACAATCCCCATTATGATTAAAAATACCAATGCAACTAATAATGCAGGTGTTAAATATTCTCCTATAATATCTACTACTTTAGACGGTTTTATGGTAAGTATAATTGTCAGTCCAAAGAATATTACCGAAAATAATACTGGACTAAATCCATTAAAAATTGGTTCTATACCCATTTCAAATGTTGTAGCCCCCGTTCTAGGTATTGCTAATAGCGGACCTAAACAAATCATAATTGCTGTTGCCAATATTTTAGATAGTGTCTTTCCACTTCTTGATAGGACCCTACTTATATCCCCATCACATTTTGCTGCAGCTAATATTGCTAGTAACGCTAATCCTACATCTGCTAAAACGAATCCACAAAAACCTAATAACCAGTATTCACCTGATACTACTCCTAAATATGGTGGAAATATTAAATTTCCAGCTCCAAAGAACATAGCAAATAAGGCAAATCCTATAACTAAAGTATCTAGATATTGTTTTTTCATATTAACCCCCTGTAATAATTTTATAGGTATTATTGTATTAATTTGTTAATTAATTATATGTAAATTTAATTAAATAAATCAATAGTTTTCAAAAATTTAACAAAACTATGAAACTTTTTAAAATTTTCACTTCTTTTTATTAAATTAAAGTTAAATTTACATTTAATTATCACAGAGATTTACTTTTTATATCCAATAACTTCTTTTAAAGTTTTAGTTGATTCTTTGTCTAATTTTTTTAATCTAATTTCATCAAAGTTTTCACCTACTCTATTTCCAATTAAACATATATCATCTTTAAACCATAATCTTAATTCCATTAATCCAATACACTCTCTTGGACTATTTATCATTATTTGTACATCCATTTTTTTAGGATCTAAATTTATATTTTCTATATCTTTTGCATTATAAAGTAGTGCATCAAATAAGTCGATTTTATGTTGATCTTTATAATCATTTAACATTTTTTCTATATTAAGCATATCTTCTGGGTGATTTTCATCTGGATAGCCAATAACAATTTCTCTTGATGGTTTTAACATATTTAAAATCAAATCTTTTTTCATTAATCCAATAAATAATACTAATCCAAGTACAATTCCCCATGATATAACCACTTTTCTTTTCAATAATTTTATCCCCCTATTTTTTAGCTATTGTAAACATAAAGCATTATAGTTATAAATATTACTGGAAATCCAACTATTCCAGATAATATAGTAATTATGGTTTTAACCTTTTTAGAATCCTTTGTTATAAACATTAATATTTTATATATTAATATACCTATTAAACCACCTATTGTGTTAAGAATTATATCATCTATATCACTACTTCCAAGTGCAAATATAAATTGAACTATCTCTATAATTAAACTAGCAAGTACAGTTATTAAAATTCCTTTTATTAAAGACTTTTCTTTTAAAAATATCATTAAATATATTCCAAAAGGAATAAACATTAATATATTTCCCCAAATATTCATATCTACTAACTTGTGTCTAACTCCATCATAAACATTTACATACTGAGTAATACTTTTAAAAGGAATTAAATTAACCGATCTCATACTATCTCCAGTTCTAAAAAAGAATACAGTATCTAGTAAAATTAAAAAATATGCTATAAATATGGTACAAAAAACAAAATTCAAAAACTTTTTCATAATAATTCTCCTTTTTAGTAAAATACATATATATTAATTATAAATAAAAAATCGTTATAAAGTTTTACAATTTTATAACGATTCCCAATATTATATTTATTTTTTATCAAATTTTATAAATCTATACTTAATCTAATCATATCTATACATTCAATTCCATTTTCTTCAATTTTTTCTTTGTAATGTTTTTTAAAGAAATCTTTATCTACTCCTACT is a window from the Paraclostridium sordellii genome containing:
- the brnQ gene encoding branched-chain amino acid transport system II carrier protein, coding for MKKQYLDTLVIGFALFAMFFGAGNLIFPPYLGVVSGEYWLLGFCGFVLADVGLALLAILAAAKCDGDISRVLSRSGKTLSKILATAIMICLGPLLAIPRTGATTFEMGIEPIFNGFSPVLFSVIFFGLTIILTIKPSKVVDIIGEYLTPALLVALVFLIIMGIVSPLGDLNQPQMIDGIFAEGIAQGYQTMDPLGAIALSAVVIISITQKGYTKESQKVKITLQAGIIAGVALFIVYGGLTYLGSTVAHQFKGINPSDINQTALIVGITEQLLGYPGKIVLALIVGLACLTTSIGLVSATAQYFTKMSNGKVKYETIVVGVCIFSALVANFGVSAIIKFASPILTVIYPATIVLVLMTLFNNKIKNDNTFKGATYVALIISILTVIDNMGVNVFFIEHLPFYKLGFNWIIPTIIGGIIGSLIKQKEKQEIN
- a CDS encoding VanZ family protein, which produces MKKFLNFVFCTIFIAYFLILLDTVFFFRTGDSMRSVNLIPFKSITQYVNVYDGVRHKLVDMNIWGNILMFIPFGIYLMIFLKEKSLIKGILITVLASLIIEIVQFIFALGSSDIDDIILNTIGGLIGILIYKILMFITKDSKKVKTIITILSGIVGFPVIFITIMLYVYNS